The Aspergillus nidulans FGSC A4 chromosome VII nucleotide sequence TCGGTGTCAATAGTATAAAGTATTTTTCAAACTCATGTAACATACAATTCACCGCCTAGTAAAGTAATTTGGCAGGATGGCCGAGCGGTTAAGGCGTTAGATTAGAAATCTAATCCCTTCGGGGTCCagagttcgaatctctgtCCTGTCGAACTTttttgttgttgatattctcactCCCCATCTACTTGTTGACATCTACCTATCAATCATTACTCTATATAAAGTGATAATTTACCAGCATAATCGTTCCTTCCGCTTTTGTATTCTCAATTTCTCAACGCTTTACCATGCTGACTTTGAGAGCTTCTGAATCGCGAATGGCACTGTTGTTGCCTGATTTGCGGTGTAGGTGACCGCCATCTGAACAAGGCAAAGTAGGCCTAATGAATATGTTACCCTGCCTCTGTATCTATGGCGCATTCCAATTACTGACCATAAGCTTGCTGGATGGGAACCTGCTTGCTATCTGCAGCCGAGGCACGTGAAGCCGATGACCGAAATAGTTTCAGCTCCCCACATGCTGCTCCCATCTCCGCATGTTGTGATTATACTCTGGCCTGGCTGTTAATGCGATCAAATATTATTCTCGTGCTATATTTAGGGTTCTATTGCGAGCGAGATATAGTCTAACCCATTTCCTATCTGATATAAAGAACAACTGGCCTGCTTAATCATCGCTCCGCGTTGCATTCAATTTTAGCCGAGGTTGTGCAACTAGCCCTTTTGGATATATATTGAGACCACTTGCATATCACATCGAAGGCCCAGCAACACAACAGCCACACATAGCGAGCATAAAATACACACCATGGCCTCAAACTACTCGCCCAAATACTTTAATATCAATTTCCCACAAGAATATGTCGCCCACGTCGAGATCAACCGGCCGAACCAGCTAAATGCGTTCTTCGAGGCGTATGTCCGCAATACAAGCTACCCCTCCCGTCCCTCATAACCTTACGGAGCAACGATGAGCTAACGTTTATATGAGTTTGTAGCATGTGGCTCGAACTCGGCCAACTCTTCGCCCAGCTCTCTACTGACCCCGCCGTTCGCGCAATAGTCATCTCCGGCGCTGGCACTAAAGCATTCACAGCCGGCCTCGATGTAAAAGCCGCGTCGCAGGGCCTCCTATCATCAGACTCCAAGGCCAGTGACCCCGCGCGCAAGGCTGTGCACCTCCGCCGCGAAGTCGGCTCGTTCCAAGATTGCGTCTCATCCATTGAGAAATGCGAGAAGCCCGTCATCGTCGCCATGCATGGTTTCTCACTCGGTCTGGCGATTGAcctctcctctgctgcgGATGTGCGCTTCTGTGCGAAAGATACGCGCTTCGCGGTTAAAGAAGTGGATATTGGGCTTGCGGCGGACGTGGGTACACTAAGCCGACTGCCCAAGATCGTGGGTAACTATGGCTGGGTAAAGGATGTTGCGCTGTCAGCGAGGTTGTTCGGGGCAGAGGAGGCACTGAGCGTTGGCTTTGTTAGTCGTGTATTTGAAacgaaggaggaggctgttAAGGGGGCGATTGAGCTTGCGGCTC carries:
- a CDS encoding enoyl-CoA hydratase/isomerase family protein (transcript_id=CADANIAT00009257), with the protein product MASNYSPKYFNINFPQEYVAHVEINRPNQLNAFFEAMWLELGQLFAQLSTDPAVRAIVISGAGTKAFTAGLDVKAASQGLLSSDSKASDPARKAVHLRREVGSFQDCVSSIEKCEKPVIVAMHGFSLGLAIDLSSAADVRFCAKDTRFAVKEVDIGLAADVGTLSRLPKIVGNYGWVKDVALSARLFGAEEALSVGFVSRVFETKEEAVKGAIELAALIASKSPVAVQGTKELLNWSRDHTVQDGLRYTAVWNSAALQTSDVQSALLSGIQKRKPTFEKL